A genomic stretch from Nocardia wallacei includes:
- a CDS encoding erythromycin esterase family protein, which yields MSTATALRGIGRPLDDAASLGRAVDEVLAARSEPPALLGLGEPTHGIAAFPLLRNDFLAHLVDRGFRSIVLESDFFAASVVDDYVAGGAGDIDTVLALGFSHGFGAVPGNRELVEWLRAHNAGRAPAERIRFRGFDAPLETTAAPSPRHALSAVADHLPAALRPASARDIDRLSGADTDWTNEAAPFDAAASIGGSDRARALRVVADDLASALHRAAPDLRAADPSGYDRAVAHARTARGLLRYHAAMADRAPDRVATMFSVRTEMMAENLLAIVAEERQRGPSLVFAHNMHLQPAPRPSGEVSWGSAGAIVRLSLGERYLFVASDANPHSAAGTLQGMLAAATGRRTLFPARDLRAALSPSVAAGEPIVRGHIPLRPADLDGAEAVVFVADTDGERFEYWS from the coding sequence ATGTCCACTGCCACCGCACTGCGTGGGATCGGCCGTCCACTCGACGACGCGGCGAGCCTGGGTCGCGCCGTCGACGAGGTGCTCGCCGCGCGTTCCGAGCCGCCGGCGCTGTTGGGCCTCGGCGAGCCGACGCACGGGATCGCGGCATTTCCGTTGCTGCGCAACGACTTCCTCGCCCATCTGGTCGACCGCGGCTTTCGGTCGATCGTGCTGGAGAGCGACTTCTTCGCCGCCTCCGTCGTCGACGATTACGTGGCTGGAGGTGCGGGAGACATCGATACGGTGCTCGCCTTGGGGTTCAGCCACGGATTCGGGGCCGTGCCGGGCAACCGGGAGCTCGTGGAATGGCTGCGCGCGCACAATGCCGGGCGCGCGCCGGCGGAGCGGATTCGTTTCCGCGGCTTCGACGCACCACTGGAGACCACCGCCGCGCCGAGTCCGCGGCACGCGTTGTCCGCGGTTGCCGACCATCTGCCCGCGGCACTGCGGCCCGCCTCGGCCCGCGATATCGACAGGCTGTCGGGCGCGGACACGGACTGGACGAACGAGGCGGCCCCGTTCGACGCGGCCGCCTCCATCGGCGGCTCCGATCGTGCTCGTGCCCTGCGTGTCGTCGCGGACGACCTCGCGAGCGCACTGCATCGCGCCGCGCCCGATCTGCGGGCCGCCGACCCGAGCGGCTACGACCGTGCCGTGGCGCACGCGCGGACCGCTCGGGGCCTGCTGCGGTATCACGCCGCCATGGCAGACCGCGCACCCGACCGTGTCGCGACCATGTTCAGCGTGCGCACCGAGATGATGGCCGAGAACCTGCTGGCGATCGTCGCCGAGGAGCGGCAGCGCGGGCCGAGTCTGGTGTTCGCGCACAACATGCACCTGCAGCCCGCCCCCAGGCCCTCCGGTGAGGTGAGCTGGGGCAGCGCCGGTGCGATCGTGCGGCTCAGCCTGGGTGAGCGCTACCTGTTCGTGGCCTCCGATGCCAACCCGCACAGCGCGGCGGGCACCCTCCAGGGCATGCTGGCCGCGGCGACCGGCCGCCGCACGCTGTTCCCCGCGCGCGATCTGCGTGCGGCGCTGTCACCGTCGGTGGCGGCGGGCGAACCGATTGTGCGCGGGCACATTCCGTTGCGACCGGCGGACCTGGACGGCGCCGAGGCGGTGGTCTTCGTCGCCGATACCGACGGAGAACGGTTCGAGTATTGGTCCTGA
- a CDS encoding MerR family transcriptional regulator, translated as MRPIDLAREHGLSAQAIRNYDDAGILPPTERSEAGYRRYTPLHAQALRAFLALRRGHGHERAMEIMRAAHRGDTESVYRLIDAAHVALAAERDTRAEVATALAGLSDATPAPLRGRPLTVGELARRLDIHPATLRTWETEGILHPGRDPATGYRTYGTAEVRDAEIARQLRRGGHPLRQVAQFLDSLREAGGVAAARTFLDSWQARLTGRSRDLLAGAAQLDTYLTMLDP; from the coding sequence CTGCGACCCATCGACCTCGCCCGCGAGCACGGCCTGTCCGCTCAGGCGATCCGCAACTACGACGACGCGGGCATCCTCCCGCCGACCGAACGCAGCGAGGCCGGCTACCGGCGCTACACACCCCTGCACGCGCAGGCCCTGCGCGCGTTCCTCGCACTGCGTCGCGGCCACGGACACGAGCGGGCGATGGAGATCATGCGGGCGGCTCACCGCGGCGACACCGAATCCGTCTACCGGCTCATCGATGCCGCGCACGTCGCCCTGGCCGCCGAACGCGATACCCGCGCGGAGGTCGCGACGGCCCTGGCCGGCCTGTCCGACGCCACGCCGGCTCCGCTACGCGGCCGCCCCCTGACCGTCGGCGAACTCGCGCGCCGCCTCGACATTCATCCGGCGACCCTGCGCACCTGGGAAACCGAGGGCATCCTGCACCCCGGCCGCGACCCCGCCACGGGCTATCGCACCTACGGCACCGCCGAGGTGCGCGACGCCGAAATCGCCCGCCAGCTCCGCCGCGGCGGTCACCCGCTGCGCCAGGTCGCACAGTTCCTCGACTCGCTGCGCGAGGCAGGCGGCGTCGCGGCGGCACGTACGTTTCTCGACTCGTGGCAGGCGCGGCTCACCGGCCGCAGCCGCGACCTGCTCGCGGGCGCGGCCCAACTGGACACCTACCTGACGATGCTCGATCCCTAG
- a CDS encoding STAS domain-containing protein codes for MTPSAGSYSISARPPAWSARSPEDQLFFRLRRRGDIVVLSVRGEADAYTLPLWRRQVREAAQTARTACGALIVDATTLDFLSLRTLAALAEDAAAYRREGVEICLVTTNLRIARLACSDARTARLAIRSTVVSALTAFELRRRPGHSAARPRTHRTP; via the coding sequence ATGACTCCCAGTGCCGGTTCCTACTCCATCTCCGCCAGGCCGCCGGCCTGGTCGGCCAGATCGCCGGAGGATCAGCTGTTCTTCCGGCTCCGAAGACGCGGCGACATCGTGGTGCTGTCGGTGCGCGGCGAAGCCGACGCCTACACGCTGCCGCTGTGGCGCCGGCAGGTCCGGGAGGCCGCCCAGACGGCGCGGACCGCGTGCGGCGCGCTCATCGTCGACGCCACCACACTCGATTTCCTGTCGCTGCGCACGCTGGCCGCACTGGCGGAGGACGCCGCGGCGTATCGCCGCGAGGGCGTCGAGATCTGCCTGGTCACCACGAATCTGCGGATCGCGCGGCTGGCGTGCTCCGATGCGCGCACCGCTCGCCTGGCGATCCGCTCGACGGTGGTGAGCGCGTTGACCGCGTTCGAACTGCGCAGGCGGCCCGGCCACTCGGCGGCCCGGCCGCGCACACATCGAACGCCGTAG